Below is a genomic region from Rhodohalobacter mucosus.
GATGTTTGACTCCCTCAATATCGCGGAGGATGGCTCTTTCGCCGCCATCACACAGGAATTTCCCCTTCGTACGGATTATACGCGATCGGATGACGCCACCGAATACCTGATGTACACCGTCAGCCTGAACAATCCGGCTCAGCGCGATACACTGGTCTCCCGGACAACGGATTCACCCGATGCGGAGTGGGATCCTGCAGGCACCCGGTGGGCGTGGTCGGATGAGGGCAAAGTGTTTATCCGTCATATTGCGGATACCGCGGGAATTGAGATCACCGCAGATCGTTACGAGTTTGTTGAGGAGGAGGATACCACAAGCCTGGAGTTCCGTTTCGACCGGTGGAGCCAGAGCGGCGAATCGGTGCTGCTGCGCTCCGATAAGGGATATCATCTTGCCGGGACCGACACGGCAGAAACCGATATGGAGCTGATCTATCGATTTCCGGAAGATGAGGATAGCGAACCCCGGCGAAACCTGATGCACTGGTCCGAAAATGAAGGTCATCTCTATTTCACCACCTCCGCACGTGACGAATGGCAGCGCGGCATGGTGCGATACAACATTGACACTCAGGAGATGGAAACCCTGCTTGTGGACGACCAACTCTATTCGGACTGGAATTTTGCGGAAGATGCCGATCTCCTGGTCTTTGAACGCGCAGAGGGTAACCATCCCACCGAGGTGTTTGCAAGTAGCTATGACCTGAGCGATCTTCGCAGGCTGACCGCCTTCAGCGACTGGCTGGATGAGTATGCGATTCCTGAAACCGAACTGATTCAGTATATGGACGTGGATGCGGACACCCTTTACGGCGTTCTCTATTACCCGGCCAATTACGAGGAGGGCGAGAAATATCCGCTGATCGCCTATATCTACGAGAATTTCTTTGACAACAACTTTAACGCACTGGCCAACGTACTCGCCAACCGCGGGTATTTTGTGCTTCGTCCCTCCGTGGACCTGGAACAGGGCTATCCCGGCGAGGGCTGGGTGAAGGGCGTAACCACCGCTATTAACAAGCTGATGGAGAGAGGTTTGGTGGATGGCACAAAACTGGGCGTGGAAGGGATCAGTTATGGCGGGTACGGCGCCAACTTGCTCATCACCCAAACGGATCGCTTCGCAGCGGCCATCAACAATTCAGGCAAGGTTAACATGATCAGTTTCCTGGGCGACAGCCCCAAAATCGGCACCCGGAACTATTCAGCCGCTGAAGTGGGGCAGGACCGGATTGGTCAAACCTTCTGGGAGGCGCCGGATAAATATGTAGCCCACAGCGCTGTCTTTTTTGCCGACCGCATCACCACCCCGCTTCTGATTCTGAGCGGTGAGGGCGACTGGAACGTACCCGCAGACAATCAGCGGGAGATGTACTACGCGTTACGCCGCCTGGACAAGCCGGTAAAATGGATAAACTACATGAACGCCGGACACGGCGCCGGCCTGGCAGGCACCGAAGAGGATTTTTACCACCAATGGGAAACGGTGTTTGAGTGGTATGAGGAACATTTTGAAACAGATGAACAGACGAACTGACAAATGGTAAACTGATGAAGTGCTGGAGTGAGATGGCAGAAATGAAAAGTAAAAAGCAGTCCGTAAATTTCAATCTATCTACAGCATCTACTTCCTCGGTTTGTCGGATTCCTTGACTCTTTGAGGCGGTGCGGGAAGAGCCTGAATCTATCACATATCCCTGTGCGTGGTTCTTGGGCAGGCCTTGGCAAAACGTACGGGTATGCGTGGTCAGGGGATCCCTCCGCTTCACCGTCCCGAAAGACTCGGAACGGTTCCGGTCGGGATGACAAGTACGCTGTGGGTACTTGTG
It encodes:
- a CDS encoding prolyl oligopeptidase family serine peptidase, whose product is MYRILFSILFAGLLFQTGYPPAIAQDLKPFTPDEMLEVENINITGITDDGRFAAVSASTQRDRLGVDHFRFADPTYLQQRTSRLYVLDTENGEQHEVTDRPEVIQNTAWSPDNRTLAIVMMDGQQVTLHLYDAGRQRLRELRPRTGLEIASNTGLDWTPDGSGLILSLRADGWRAKADSMYTAINDGPIVIQDSNNDFLAWDRVWNQNSTSLLTFLDIDSREVTELTDEGMFDSLNIAEDGSFAAITQEFPLRTDYTRSDDATEYLMYTVSLNNPAQRDTLVSRTTDSPDAEWDPAGTRWAWSDEGKVFIRHIADTAGIEITADRYEFVEEEDTTSLEFRFDRWSQSGESVLLRSDKGYHLAGTDTAETDMELIYRFPEDEDSEPRRNLMHWSENEGHLYFTTSARDEWQRGMVRYNIDTQEMETLLVDDQLYSDWNFAEDADLLVFERAEGNHPTEVFASSYDLSDLRRLTAFSDWLDEYAIPETELIQYMDVDADTLYGVLYYPANYEEGEKYPLIAYIYENFFDNNFNALANVLANRGYFVLRPSVDLEQGYPGEGWVKGVTTAINKLMERGLVDGTKLGVEGISYGGYGANLLITQTDRFAAAINNSGKVNMISFLGDSPKIGTRNYSAAEVGQDRIGQTFWEAPDKYVAHSAVFFADRITTPLLILSGEGDWNVPADNQREMYYALRRLDKPVKWINYMNAGHGAGLAGTEEDFYHQWETVFEWYEEHFETDEQTN